A genomic window from Phoenix dactylifera cultivar Barhee BC4 chromosome 7, palm_55x_up_171113_PBpolish2nd_filt_p, whole genome shotgun sequence includes:
- the LOC103719046 gene encoding methyl-CpG-binding domain-containing protein 9-like isoform X2: protein MDPRPAPLAIDLNEFPPPPCDTPPAARAAEAPPDPVLGPPVPPPLLPYDAYALACRFHGNLAPAAGFPAEFPGEAGVGRPLPCGLCRRPETRAGTVVCDGCERGFHLSCARVRGRQHVAFEDWVCTECMLNGVPNKRWALGPARLLDINALPPSEGDGEVNTSEELHIGRNGGLNRINNTDGSSFSGFGASFPHLNDGHIRNAFDLGKDTEMVTDDMRNSSEGVSHHGLFASRDSEDPVSSSSLLGRSAVNNVTVSGQSQGEMFLQSLRNFIMERGGFLSEGWSVDFKESANRSGPYAVYCAPDKKRFESMAGVAQYLGIKSSFSTMDIDERSDGSGTAQKSLTLRRRKKDLARNLMITSYNENQDCVQVSCGMEPSSDTEVLDHECQDVTVGLPIQYEDFFVVRLGKIDLRMTYHDSYEIWPVGYKSYWHDKITGSLFECEVSDGGNAGPVFKVRRRPCFISPIPHGATVLLCKSVNKDDMPQRMESTSTTVDADYDKDDDILMLLSDPDQSQQDLLSCFSSNLGETSYESSVQINMQNPAVLTPDLNCHSERSSEASGMRDEIGEFYVEGRSSQSVWKMVSHTLLDACREVYRQSRCLQFCCRHNSRKFSSYSGNGTLETLDHLGPLVKFCCFHGPINTPRVIQNDSELEATCKSLAEWLNQDRFGLDMGFVQEIIESLPGSLACSHYQFLIDRTDFSTSLTVASGLLLAIQKNGEQGGEEVALYSLYRGHKKPRLQDFAEDNRSSEQQHPPGKPMNSRLPAELVGDVLQGDGGVLCGSLSGVSGMEADALLLAEAERQISGHMKRDNEVLPVDYKDFDAAIVASEPAVVNSNSLPEWAQPLEPVKKLPTNVGTRIRKCIYDSLDKNPPEWAKKILEHSISKEVYKGNASGPTKKAVLSVLAEASAGGLQQKPKGRKEKNPISLSDVIMKKCRIVLRRAVSADEAKVFCNLLGAALTYSNDNEDDGILGFPAMVSRPLDFRAIDLRLAVGAYGGSHEAFLEDVRGVWHNICTAYGDRPDLMQLAETLSQKFESLYEEEVLNLAKKCLDHAGAKHFDSETWKELHDVLLTANELPKAPWEEGVCKVCGIDKDDDSVLLCDKCDSEYHTYCLDPPLARIPEGNWYCPSCVQSQSKMPDSWMHSQFIKRHPRRHLGEEARAFQEALNQLAVTMEEREYWEFSIEERIFLLKFLCDEVLNTALIREHLEQSADKSNDMQQKLRNLGVEWRNLKIKEELLAMSAVKESASKFSGIGDLAREEGITAMCAGHGRLTGQQQNFSNKMNNTAIGSANPLKGASTTMEDCLVENGQGAVSKDYLLKSIMDTNANAKRPQMHTIDGPAMDTSFPEKSSCSMDVSKRDQFNGHDEKSVVSSQGESDEAGREVVTNIVNIEKNAPIPSKADILHGSHQFSDSRRSDLEESAHSLSTCSAVNTLVGELPASNQDRTLEGSHNNIHANVTEPEGSYLEMESLKNEISHLQDSISSLESQVMLTSVRREFLGRDSSGRLYWVIGRPGKRPWFVADGSMPAPSERRDTYLSGSHTCSPFNSDLNNFWALFESDNEIQELVDWLRDGDPRERELKECILQWLRLLLYQDTNHPPDDFQQISKSSVSEKSAAPHCLSTKAAMILESRYGPCLEPEASEIPRKRGGKTKIGYEERMYRCLCLEPIWSSRYHCLSCHQTFCTVVELEGHSDGKCIPTNPASDESKESDDQLKGKGAKSEIIKEKEHSDEVDIVETSNNKKLICWRLVKFPKKVCPYDLDEISKKFIIKNSNKELVQEVGLIGSNGVPSFVPSPVFFLDPTLLLNQNKKSDTGQNAGLALSEEWLPMSTRREGAGATASGDDIRNGTERATKSAQNCVSNGSDDQLIKTKGSSSDYMGDGERTSFVTTKTQGLEVSNRCAIPESSFRPLVGKIAQILKQLKINLLDMDAALPEEAVRPSKSHLMKRCAWRAFIKSSESIFEMIQATILFEGMIKTEYLKNSWWFWSSLTAAAKTPTVSSLALRIYTLDDSIIYDKDVLPNSDATENLKLTNKIGKKRKEVE from the exons ATGGATCCCCGCCCCGCCCCCCTCGCCATCGACCTCAACGAGTTCCCCCCGCCCCCCTGCGACACCCCTCCAGCCGCCCGGGCCGCGGAAGCGCCACCGGATCCCGTTCTTGGGCCCCCGGTTCCTCCCCCTCTCCTGCCCTACGATGCCTACGCTTTGGCGTGTAGGTTCCATGGGAATCTTGCCCCCGCGGCCGGCTTCCCGGCGGAGTTCCCGGGGGAGGCCGGCGTCGGCCGGCCCCTCCCGTGTGGGCTCTGCCGCCGTCCCGAGACCCGGGCCGGGACCGTGGTCTGCGACGGCTGCGAGAGGGGGTTCCACCTCAGCTGCGCCCGGGTTCGGGGGCGGCAGCATGTCGCGTTCGAGGACTGGGTCTGCACCGAGTGCATGCTGAATGGGGTGCCGAATAAGAGGTGGGCTCTTGGGCCTGCGAGGCTTCTTGATATCAATGCCCTGCCGCCGAGCGAGGGAGATGGGGAAGTGAACACCTCGGAGGAGTTGCACATCGGCAGAAACGGCGGGCTAAACAG AATAAACAATACTGATGGATCTTCATTTAGTGGGTTTGGTGCATCATTTCCACATTTAAATGATGGTCACATAAGAAATGCTTTTGATTTAGGCAAGGATACTGAAATGGTAACTGATGATATGAGAAACAGTTCGGAAGGCGTTTCACACCATGGACTatttgcaagtagagattctgaaGATCCAGTTTCGAGTTCTTCTCTCTTAGGAAGGTCTGCGGTTAATAATGTAACAGTATCAGGTCAGTCACAGGGAGAGATGTTTCTGCAGTCATTAAGAAACTTTATTATGGAAAGGGGAGGTTTTCTGAGTGAAGGTTGGTCAGTGGATTTCAAAGAATCTGCAAACAGATCCGGTCCATATGCTGTATATTGTGCCCCAGATAAGAAAAGGTTTGAGTCAATGGCTGGTGTTGCCCAATATCTTGGGATAAAATCAAGCTTTTCTACTATGGACATTGATGAAAGAAGTGATGGTTCTGGCACTGCACAGAAGTCATTGACCCTTCGCAGAAGGAAAAAAGATCTTGCCAgaaatttgatgataacaagttATAATGAAAATCAAGACTGTGTGCAGGTCAGCTGTGGAATGGAGCCCTCATCTGATACAGAGGTCCTGGACCATGAATGTCAAGATGTGACT GTTGGGCTTCCAATTCAATATGAAGATTTCTTTGTTGTCAGACTGGGGAAAATTGATTTACGAATGACGTATCATGACAGCTATGAGATTTGGCCAGTGGGATATAAATCCTATTGGCATGATAAAATTACAGGTTCACTTTTTGAGTGTGAAGTGTCAGATGGTGGTAATGCTGGGCCTGTTTTCAAGGTGCGAAGGCGTCCATGTTTCATATCACCTATACCCCATGGGGCAACTGTTCTGTTATGTAAAAGTGTTAACAAAGATGATATGCCACAGAGGATGGAAAGTACTAGCACGACTGTTGATGCAGATTATGATAAAGATGACGACATTCTAATGCTGCTATCAGATCCAGATCAATCACAGCAAGACTTGTTATCATGCTTTAGCAGCAATCTTGGTGAAACATCATATGAATCCTCTGTGCAAATTAATATGCAGAACCCAGCTGTTTTAACACCTGATCTGAATTGCCATTCAGAAAGGTCTTCCGAGGCTTCAGGAATGAGAGATGAAATAGGAGAATTTTATGTAGAAGGAAGGTCATCACAGTCAGTATGGAAGATGGTTTCTCATACTCTTCTTGATGCTTGCCGTGAAGTGTACAGGCAATCAAGATGTTTGCAATTTTGCTGCAGGCACAATAGTAGAAAGTTTTCATCATATTCAGGTAATGGAACTCTAGAAACTCTTGATCATCTTGGTCCCCTAGTTAAATTTTGCTGTTTCCATGGGCCGATCAATACACCACGAGTAATCCAGAATGACAGTGAACTAGAAGCTACATGCAAATCACTTGCAGAATGGTTAAACCAGGATAGATTTGGATTGGATATGGGCTTTGTACAAGAAATTATTGAAAGCCTTCCTGGATCTCTTGCTTGTTCGCACTACCAATTTTTGATTGATAGGACTGATTTTTCGACATCATTGACTGTTGCAAGTGGGTTGCTCTTAGCCATCCAAAAGAATGGAGAACAAGGTGGAGAAGAAGTTGCATTGTATAGTTTATACAGAGGGCACAAAAAACCTAGGCTGCAAGACTTTGCTGAAGACAACCGATCAAGTGAGCAGCAGCATCCACCAGGGAAACCTATGAACAGCAGGCTTCCTGCTGAGTTGGTTGGGGATGTTCTTCAG GGTGATGGTGGTGTGCTTTGTGGCTCACTTTCGGGAGTTTCTGGAATGGAAGCGGATGCATTG CTGCTTGCGGAGGCTGAAAGGCAAATATCTGGTCATATGAAGCGTGATAATGAAGTTTTGCCTGTGGATTACAAGGATTTTGATGCAGCAATAGTTGCTTCTGAGCCAGCTGTTGTGAATAGCAATAGTCTTCCTGAGTGGGCACAGCCTCTGGAGCCTGTGAAAAAGTTACCAACCAATGTGGGAACAAGAATTAGAAAGTGCATCTATGATTCTCTGGACAAAAATCCTCCAGAatgggcaaagaaaattttggAGCATTCAATCAGTAAAGAAGTTTATAAGGGAAATGCATCGGGACCGACCAAG AAAGCTGTTTTATCTGTGCTGGCAGAGGCATCTGCTGGAGGTCTGCAGCAGAAACCCAAGGGACGGAAAGAGAAAAATCCTATTTCTCTATCAGATGTCATTATGAAAAAATGTCGTATTGTGCTACGCCGTGCTGTTTCTGCTGATGAAGCAAAAGTTTTCTGCAATTTGCTTGGAGCTGCACTAACATATTCTAATGATAATGAGGATGATGGTATTCTTGGATTTCCTGCTATGGTTTCTCGCCCTTTGGACTTCCGTGCAATTGATCTAAGACTGGCTGTTGGGGCTTATGGTGGATCACATGAGGCTTTTCTAGAGGATGTGCGGGGG GTTTGGCATAATATATGCACAGCATATGGGGATCGACCTGATCTGATGCAATTGGCTGAAACATTGTCACAGAAGTTTGAGTCATTGTATGAGGAGGAG GTGCTCAACCTGGCTAAAAAGTGTTTAGATCATGCTGGTGCCAAGCATTTTGACTCTGAAACGTGGAAGGAGCTGCATGATGTTCTTCTTACAGCAAATGAGCTACCAAAAGCTCCTTGGGAGGAAGGAGTCTGCAAAGTCTGTGGCATCGATAAAGATGACGACAGTGTTTTACTCTGTGATAAGTGTGATTCTGAGTATCATACATACTGTTTGGACCCTCCACTAGCTCGAATTCCAGAAGGGAATTGGTACTGTCCATCCTGTGTTCAGAGTCAATCTAAGATGCCAGATTCATGGATGCATTCTCAATTTATTAAACGCCATCCGAGGAGACATCTGGGAGAGGAAGCTCGTGCTTTCCAGGAGGCTCTAAATCAGCTAGCAGTCACAATGGAAGAAAGAGAATACTGGGAGTTCAGCATAGAAGAG AGAATATTTTTGCTGAAGTTTCTATGTGATGAAGTGCTGAATACCGCACTTATTCGAGAACACCTAGAACAATCTGCTGATAAATCAAATGATATGCAGCAAAAATTGCGTAATCTAGGTGTAGAGTGGAGAAACTTGAAAATCAAAGAAGAATTACTGGCAATGAGTGCGGTAAAGGAAAGTGCAAGCAAATTTAGTGGAATTGGTGATCTTGCAAGAGAAGAGGGTATAACTGCTATGTGTGCCGGCCATGGTAGATTGACGGGACAGCAACAAAATTTCAGCAACAAAATGAACAATACTGCAATTGGTTCAGCAAATCCACTGAAGGGGGCATCCACAACGATGGAGGACTGCCTTGTGGAGAATGGACAAGGTGCTGTCAGCAAGGACTACCTGCTGAAGAGCATAATGGACACAAATGCCAATGCTAAGAGACCCCAGATGCACACCATTGATGGACCTGCTATGGATACATCATTTCCTGAAAAGTCATCCTGTAGTATGGATGTTAGTAAAAGAGATCAATTCAATGGACACGATGAAAAATCAGTAGTTTCTTCACAGGGAGAAAGTGATGAAGCTGGGAGAGAAGTGGTGACGAACATTGTAAATATCGAAAAGAATGCCCCTATTCCATCAAAAGCAGATATTCTTCATGGATCTCATCAGTTTTCTGATAGTAGGAGAAGTGATTTGGAAGAGAGTGCTCATTCATTGTCCACATGTTCTGCCGTCAATACCTTAGTGGGAGAGTTACCAGCTTCCAATCAGGATAGAACACTCGAAGGAAGTCATAACAATATTCATGCCAATGTAACTGAGCCTGAAGGCAGTTACCTTGAGATGGAATCTTTAAAAAATGAGATTTCACATTTGCAGGATTCAATTTCCAGTTTAGAGTCACAAGTTATGCTGACATCAGTAAGAAGGGAATTTCTAGGTAGGGATTCTTCTGGCCGATTGTACTGGGTTATAGGTAGGCCTGGTAAACGTCCTTGGTTTGTGGCTGATGGAAGCATGCCAGCACCATCCGAAAGAAGAGATACGTATCTAAGTGGGTCTCATACTTGTAGCCCTTTTAATTCTGATCTGAATAACTTCTGGGCTTTATTTGAATCTGATAATGAAATTCAAGAACTTGTTGATTGGTTGAGGGATGGTGATCCTAGagaaagagaattgaaggaatgCATCTTGCAGTGGCTAAGACTTCTGTTGTACCAGGATACGAACCATCCACCTGATGATTTTCAACAAATATCAAAGTCTTCTGTCAGTGAAAAATCTGCAGCTCCACATTGTTTGAGTACAAAGGCTGCAATGATTCTTGAGAGCAGGTATGGTCCTTGCTTAGAGCCAGAAGCAAGTGAAATCCCAAGAAAGCGTGGAGGGAAGACAAAAATAGGTTATGAGGAGAGAATGTATAGATGTTTGTGCTTAGAACCTATATGGTCTTCTAGATATCACTGTCTTTCCTGTCACCAGACTTTTTGCACTGTCGTTGAACTTGAAGGGCATAGTGATGGAAAGTGCATTCCAACTAATCCAGCTTCCGATGAAAGCAAAGAAAGTGATGATCAATTAAAAGGAAAAGGAGCAAAGTCGGagatcatcaaagaaaaggAGCACTCTGATGAGGTTGATATTGTTGAGACATCAAACAATAAAAAGTTAATCTGCTGGAGGTTGGTTAaatttccaaagaaagtatGTCCTTATGACCTGGATGAGATTAGTAAGAAATTCATCATCAAAAATTCTAACAAGGAGTTGGTGCAGGAAGTAGGGCTTATTGGTTCAAATGGGGTCCCATCTTTTGTCCCTTCACCTGTATTTTTTCTTGATCCTACATTACTGCTGaaccaaaataaaaaatctgATACTGGTCAGAATGCTGGATTAGCCTTATCAGAAGAGTGGCTGCCAATGTCCACGCGAAGGGAAGGAGCTGGTGCAACTGCATCCGGAGATGACATAAGAAATGGCACTGAACGAGCCACTAAGTCGGCGCAAAATTGTGTTAGCAATGGTTCTGATGACCAGTTGATAAAAACAAAGGGATCCTCATCAGATTATATGGGTGATGGAGAGCGAACATCCTTCGTAACTACTAAGACACAAGGACTGGAAGTTAGTAACAGATGCGCAATTCCTGAGTCCTCATTCAGGCCTCTTGTGGGTAAAATTGCTCAAATATTAAAGCAGCTCAAGATCAACTTACTTGATATGGATGCAGCCCTGCCTGAGGAAGCAGTAAGGCCTTCTAAGTCGCACTTGATGAAAAGATGTGCTTGGCGTGCATTTATCAAGTCTTCAGAATCAATATTTGAG ATGATTCAAGCAACAATCCTGTTTGAGGGCATGATCAAGACGGAATACCTGAAAAACAGTTGGTGGTTCTGGTCCTCCCTCACAGCTGCAGCAAAGACACCAACTGTTTCATCCCTTGCTCTCCGAATATACACTCTTGATGATTCTATCATCTACGACAAGGACGTGCTTCCCAATTCAGATGCAACGGAGAATTTGAAGCTGACAAACAAGatagggaagaagagaaaagaagttGAATAG